A stretch of the Bos indicus isolate NIAB-ARS_2022 breed Sahiwal x Tharparkar chromosome 13, NIAB-ARS_B.indTharparkar_mat_pri_1.0, whole genome shotgun sequence genome encodes the following:
- the NPBWR2 gene encoding neuropeptides B/W receptor type 2, giving the protein MLPELATTSAHQGHQLPATCLRTDPAQGGPCPEPQLGSTSHLPGHKPLRPRPMMEATGLEGLESTSSPCPGSTGTGLSWDNGTRHNATFPEPLPALYVLLPVVYSVICAVGLVGNAAVICVILRAPKMKTVTHVFILNLAIADGLFTLVLPTNIAEHLLQRWPFGEVLCKLVLAIDHCNIFSSVYFLAAMSIDRYLVVLATARSRRMPQRTVRRAKVASLCVWLGVTVAVLPFLTFAGVYNNELQVTSCGLSFPRPERAWFQASRIYTLVLGFVVPMCTLCVLYADLLRRLRALRLHSGAKALGKAKRKVSLLVLAVLAVGLLCWTPFHLASIVALTTDLPQTPLVIIVSYVVTSLSYTSSCLNPFLYAFLDHSFRKSLRTACRCQGA; this is encoded by the exons ATGCTGCCTGAGCTGGCCACCACCAGTGCCCACCAAGGACACCAACTTCCAGCCACGTGTCTCCGAACAG atccaGCCCAAGGAGGCCCCTGCCCAGAACCCCAGCTTGGAAGCACCTCCCACCTTCCAGGTCACAAACCGTTACGGCCTCGCCCCATGATGGAGGCCACTGGGCTGGAAGGCCTGGAAAGCACAAGCTCCCCCTGCCCAGGTAGCACAGGCACCGGCCTCTCATGGGACAATGGCACCAGACACAATGCCACCTTCCCCGAGCCGCTGCCTGCCCTCTACGTGCTGCTGCCAGTGGTATACTCTGTCATCTGTGCCGTGGGGCTGGTGGGCAATGCAGCCGTCATCTGTGTGATCCTGAGGGCTCCCAAGATGAAGACAGTGACCCACGTGTTCATCCTGAACCTGGCCATCGCCGACGGGCTCTTCACGCTGGTGCTGCCCACCAATATTGCTGAGCACCTGCTGCAGCGCTGGCCCTTTGGGGAGGTGCTCTGCAAGCTGGTGCTGGCCATTGACCACTGCAACATCTTCTCCAGTGTCTACTTCCTGGCCGCCATGAGTATAGACCGCTACCTGGTGGTTCTGGCCACGGCACGCTCCCGCCGCATGCCCCAGCGCACCGTCCGCAGGGCGAAGGTCGCCAGCCTGTGCGTCTGGCTGGGTGTCACAGTCGCAGTGCTGCCCTTCCTTACCTTTGCAGGCGTGTACAACAATGAGCTGCAGGTCACAAGTTGTGGGCTGAGTTTCCCGCGGCCCGAGAGGGCCTGGTTCCAGGCAAGCCGCATCTACACGCTGGTGCTGGGCTTCGTGGTGCCCATGTGCACCCTCTGCGTGCTCTACGCAGACCTGCTGCGGAGGCTAAGGGCCCTGCGGCTCCACTCCGGAGCCAAGGCTCTGGGCAAGGCCAAGCGGAAGGTTAGCCTCCTGGTCCTGGCCGTGCTGGCCGTGGGCCTGCTCTGCTGGACGCCCTTCCACCTGGCCTCAATTGTGGCCCTGACCACAGACCTGCCCCAGACACCGCTGGTCATCATCGTCTCCTATGTGGTCACCAGCCTCAGCTACACCAGCTCCTGCCTCAACCCCTTCCTCTATGCCTTCCTGGATCACAGCTTCCGGAAGAGCCTCCGCACCGCATGTCGGTGCCAGGGGGCATAA